One window of the Rhipicephalus microplus isolate Deutch F79 chromosome 2, USDA_Rmic, whole genome shotgun sequence genome contains the following:
- the LOC119169697 gene encoding NSFL1 cofactor p47, whose protein sequence is MDPSSSKQPSPDKPKKLQHVTIADPPKPETKSSVRIRGFSDLARRFKNSADEGQAFYAGGSENSGQQIIAPGKKTDNKEDFVAEMFRAARLHGAATMEPGADDKTGKAAGAVGSSFSGAGRKLDDAAKTGETVAPVDRTAPQCSISKVLKMWENGFSVDDGPLRAYDSPSSEQFLQSIRQGEVPVEMLQEAEGAEVDLIMEDHRHEQFFAPQRIKVMPFEGTGHRLGAVTPTMIRRTVTMLPIELAEANAKKAINLNEALPTTNIQIRLHDGSRLVARMNQTNTVADIRKYIVNARPEYEAATFTLQTMFPRKELTNDQATLKEANLLNVVIVQRLK, encoded by the coding sequence ATGGATCCTTCGAGCTCCAAGCAGCCGTCACCCGACAAACCAAAGAAGCTCCAGCACGTCACCATAGCGGACCCACCCAAGCCAGAGACCAAGTCATCCGTAAGAATTCGGGGGTTCTCTGATCTAGCCCGCAGATTCAAGAACAGTGCGGATGAAGGCCAGGCATTCTACGCTGGTGGCTCAGAGAATAGCGGCCAGCAGATTATAGCGCCAGGAAAAAAAACCGACAACAAGGAGGACTTCGTGGCCGAGATGTTCAGGGCAGCCAGGTTACATGGCGCTGCAACCATGGAACCGGGAGCGGATGACAAAACGGGCAAGGCTGCAGGTGCTGTTGGCAGCTCGTTCTCGGGTGCTGGTCGCAAGCTTGACGATGCAGCGAAGACTGGAGAGACAGTCGCGCCAGTCGACCGTACTGCACCTCAATGTTCCATTTCGAAGGTGCTCAAAATGTGGGAAAATGGTTTCAGCGTCGACGATGGGCCCCTGCGGGCGTATGACAGTCCAAGCAGCGAACAGTTTCTCCAGTCCATCCGCCAGGGAGAAGTCCCCGTGGAGATGCTGCAGGAGGCGGAAGGGGCCGAGGTGGACTTAATCATGGAAGACCATCGGCACGAGCAGTTCTTCGCACCGCAGCGTATAAAGGTGATGCCCTTCGAAGGCACGGGACACCGGCTCGGCGCCGTGACTCCAACGATGATCCGGCGAACAGTGACAATGCTACCGATCGAACTCGCTGAGGCCAACGCGAAGAAGGCGATAAACCTGAACGAGGCTTTGCCTACCACTAACATCCAGATTCGTCTCCACGATGGCTCGAGGTTGGTGGCACGCATGAACCAGACCAACACGGTAGCTGACATTCGCAAGTACATTGTGAACGCCCGGCCTGAGTACGAGGCAGCGACTTTCACGCTGCAGACTATGTTCCCGAGGAAGGAACTCACGAACGACCAGGCGACGCTGAAGGAGGCGAACCTGCTCAACGTGGTCATCGTTCAACGCCTGAAGTAA